One part of the Streptomyces sp. AM 2-1-1 genome encodes these proteins:
- the paaD gene encoding 1,2-phenylacetyl-CoA epoxidase subunit PaaD, with the protein MVTVTPLEEELRRIAGAVPDPELPVVTLEELGVLRGVRVEGAGRDAVTVTLTPTYTGCPAVETMAHDVEQALRDHGVARVSVVTVLAPPWSTDDISAEGRRKLAASGIAPPRALHPPDGPVPLTLAVRCPHCGSTGTELLSRFSSTACKALRRCTECGEPFDHFKEL; encoded by the coding sequence ATGGTGACCGTGACGCCGCTGGAGGAGGAGTTGCGCCGGATCGCCGGAGCCGTCCCCGACCCCGAACTCCCGGTGGTGACCCTCGAAGAGCTCGGTGTCCTGCGGGGAGTGCGCGTGGAAGGGGCGGGCCGTGACGCCGTCACCGTCACCCTCACCCCGACCTACACCGGCTGCCCCGCCGTGGAGACCATGGCGCACGACGTCGAACAAGCCCTCCGTGACCACGGAGTGGCGCGGGTTTCGGTGGTCACCGTGCTGGCACCGCCCTGGAGCACGGACGACATCAGCGCGGAGGGCCGGCGCAAACTCGCCGCGTCCGGCATCGCGCCCCCACGCGCCCTCCACCCTCCGGACGGTCCGGTGCCGCTCACCCTGGCCGTGCGCTGCCCGCACTGCGGCTCGACCGGCACCGAGCTCCTCAGCAGATTCTCCTCGACCGCCTGCAAAGCACTGCGCCGGTGCACCGAGTGCGGCGAACCCTTCGACCACTTCAAGGAGTTGTAG
- a CDS encoding 2Fe-2S iron-sulfur cluster-binding protein: MFHPLRVAAVERITDDAVAVTFDVPAALRETFRHVPGQHLNVRYRVDGEEIRRSYSLCSPAVAAPDPPVLRVGIRLVDGGAFSTYALKELAVGDRVEAMAPTGRFTLEPRPGLFAAVVGGSGITPVLSIASTLLAREPLARFCLVRGDRTVASTMFLDEVADLKDRYPDRFHLVTALSREEQAAGLPTGRLDQERLTALLPALLPVADVAGWFLCGPFGLVRGAQRALRALEVDRTRIHQEIFHVAEAPDPAAARTAKASDAAAGGAAVITAPAEATLTATLHGRSGSWPVENGDSLLETVLRRRDDAPYACKGGVCGTCRALLVRGEVRMERNYALEPEETEAGFVLACQSHPLTPEVAIDFDR; this comes from the coding sequence ATGTTCCATCCGCTCCGGGTCGCTGCCGTCGAACGCATCACGGACGACGCCGTGGCCGTGACGTTCGACGTCCCGGCCGCCCTGCGGGAGACCTTCCGCCACGTACCGGGCCAGCACCTCAACGTGCGCTACCGGGTGGACGGCGAGGAGATCCGGCGTTCCTACTCGCTCTGCTCCCCCGCCGTGGCGGCCCCGGACCCCCCGGTGCTCCGGGTCGGCATCCGCCTGGTGGACGGTGGCGCCTTCTCGACGTACGCGCTGAAGGAACTCGCGGTCGGCGACCGGGTGGAGGCGATGGCCCCGACCGGGCGCTTCACCCTGGAGCCCCGGCCGGGGCTCTTCGCGGCGGTGGTCGGCGGCAGCGGCATCACGCCGGTCCTGTCGATCGCCTCGACCCTGCTCGCGCGGGAACCCCTGGCCCGGTTCTGTCTCGTGCGCGGTGACCGGACGGTGGCGTCGACGATGTTCCTCGACGAGGTGGCGGACCTCAAGGACCGCTACCCGGACCGCTTCCACCTCGTCACCGCGCTCTCCCGCGAGGAGCAGGCGGCCGGGCTCCCCACCGGCCGGCTCGACCAGGAGCGGCTGACCGCTCTGCTGCCCGCCCTGTTGCCGGTGGCGGACGTGGCCGGCTGGTTCCTGTGCGGACCGTTCGGACTGGTCCGGGGAGCCCAACGGGCCCTGCGCGCACTGGAGGTGGACCGCACCCGCATCCACCAGGAGATCTTCCACGTGGCCGAGGCTCCGGACCCGGCAGCGGCCAGGACAGCGAAGGCCTCGGATGCAGCCGCCGGTGGCGCGGCCGTGATCACCGCCCCCGCGGAAGCCACGCTGACGGCGACCCTGCACGGCCGCTCGGGCAGCTGGCCGGTCGAGAACGGCGACTCACTGCTGGAGACGGTGCTGCGCAGACGCGACGACGCGCCCTACGCCTGCAAGGGCGGCGTCTGCGGCACCTGCCGCGCTCTCCTCGTCCGGGGCGAGGTACGGATGGAGCGGAACTACGCGCTGGAACCGGAGGAGACCGAGGCGGGCTTCGTCCTGGCCTGCCAGTCGCACCCGCTCACCCCCGAGGTAGCCATCGACTTCGACCGCTGA
- a CDS encoding rhodanese-like domain-containing protein, with product MNFAPLPSVDVAAVPSDGFVLDVRENDEWAAGHVENALHIPMSDFVGRFGELTEAAEDGRRVYVMCRVGGRSAQVTQYLVQQGVDAVNIEGGMLAWDGAGRPMVADDAASPFVL from the coding sequence ATGAACTTCGCCCCGCTGCCCTCGGTGGACGTCGCTGCGGTGCCGTCGGACGGCTTCGTGCTCGACGTGCGTGAGAACGACGAATGGGCGGCCGGTCACGTCGAGAACGCGCTGCACATTCCGATGAGCGACTTCGTCGGCCGCTTCGGCGAGCTGACCGAGGCAGCCGAGGACGGTCGCCGAGTGTACGTGATGTGCCGGGTGGGCGGACGGTCCGCCCAGGTGACGCAGTACCTCGTCCAGCAGGGCGTGGACGCGGTGAACATCGAGGGCGGCATGCTCGCCTGGGACGGTGCCGGCCGGCCGATGGTCGCCGACGACGCCGCGTCGCCCTTCGTCCTCTGA
- a CDS encoding DUF2252 domain-containing protein: MSGTDVLAAAEPTVRDAPVSASAESASVARASSVDPGLAVVGAGFAPAGPERRPVADAPANGVPGTRIPAVAGFARRAEESSRKAAGRALRERVPRAAHASLVLPPGRPDAVRAVEESNRGRVPGLTPIRVGRMAASPFAFLRGAAGLMAHDLTGTPVTGVGAQLCGDAHAANFGLYGDARGNLVIDLNDFDETAFGPWEWDLKRLAASFVLAGRAAGADEDTCRRGAYDTVGAYRRTMRLLARLPALDAWNAIADEALVSHADARDLLGTLERVSEKARRNTSARFAARSTEVSEDGGRRFVDALPVLRRVPDAEAAAVAAGLGGYLGTLPEDRVPLLARHTIHDVAFRVVGTGSVGTRSYVVLLLDHRGEPLVLQVKEARPSALTPFLPAVGFDVPVVAHEGRRVVLGQKRMQVVSDHLLGWADVDGRPYQVRQFRNRKGSVDPAALAPDEVDDYGRMTGALLARAHAHSVDPRLIAGYCGKNDELEQAVADFAVLYADRTEADHAALLKAIGSGRLAAEPGV, from the coding sequence ATGAGTGGGACCGATGTGCTGGCGGCGGCGGAGCCGACCGTGAGGGATGCTCCGGTGTCCGCCTCCGCGGAGAGCGCGTCGGTGGCCCGTGCGTCCTCGGTCGATCCGGGCCTCGCGGTGGTGGGAGCGGGCTTCGCCCCGGCCGGCCCGGAACGGCGGCCGGTGGCGGATGCGCCGGCGAACGGGGTGCCCGGGACACGCATCCCGGCGGTCGCGGGTTTCGCGCGGCGGGCGGAGGAGTCGTCGCGGAAGGCGGCGGGCCGGGCGTTGCGCGAGCGGGTGCCGAGAGCCGCCCACGCCTCGCTGGTCCTTCCGCCGGGGCGACCCGACGCGGTGCGGGCCGTCGAGGAGTCGAACCGGGGCCGGGTCCCCGGGCTGACCCCGATACGGGTGGGACGGATGGCCGCGTCCCCCTTCGCCTTCCTGCGCGGTGCTGCCGGGCTCATGGCCCACGACCTCACGGGCACGCCCGTCACCGGGGTCGGCGCACAGCTCTGCGGCGACGCGCACGCGGCCAACTTCGGTCTGTACGGGGACGCCCGCGGCAACCTCGTCATCGACCTCAACGACTTCGACGAAACGGCCTTCGGGCCCTGGGAGTGGGACCTCAAGCGGCTGGCCGCCTCCTTCGTCCTCGCGGGCCGGGCCGCCGGGGCCGACGAGGACACCTGCCGCAGGGGCGCGTACGACACGGTGGGGGCGTACCGGCGGACGATGCGGCTGCTCGCCCGGCTGCCCGCGCTCGACGCCTGGAACGCCATCGCGGACGAGGCGCTCGTCTCGCACGCGGACGCACGGGATCTCCTCGGAACGCTCGAGCGGGTCTCGGAGAAGGCCAGGCGGAACACGAGTGCCCGCTTCGCAGCCCGGTCCACCGAGGTGTCGGAGGACGGCGGGCGGCGCTTCGTGGACGCACTTCCCGTGCTGCGCCGGGTCCCGGACGCGGAGGCGGCGGCCGTCGCGGCCGGGCTCGGCGGCTACCTGGGGACCCTTCCGGAGGACCGGGTGCCGCTGCTCGCCCGTCACACCATCCACGACGTGGCGTTCCGGGTGGTCGGGACGGGCAGCGTGGGGACCCGCTCGTACGTGGTGCTCCTCCTCGACCACCGGGGGGAGCCGCTGGTGCTCCAGGTGAAGGAGGCCAGGCCGTCCGCGCTGACGCCGTTCCTGCCGGCCGTCGGTTTCGACGTTCCGGTGGTGGCGCACGAAGGCCGCCGGGTCGTGCTGGGGCAGAAGCGCATGCAGGTCGTCAGCGACCATCTGCTCGGCTGGGCCGACGTGGACGGCCGGCCCTACCAGGTGCGGCAGTTCAGGAACCGCAAGGGCAGCGTCGATCCGGCGGCGCTGGCTCCGGACGAGGTGGACGACTACGGGCGGATGACCGGCGCGCTGCTCGCCCGGGCCCACGCGCACAGCGTCGATCCCCGTCTCATCGCCGGCTACTGCGGGAAGAACGACGAGTTGGAGCAGGCGGTGGCGGACTTCGCCGTGCTGTACGCGGACCGGACCGAGGCGGACCATGCCGCGCTGCTCAAGGCCATCGGATCCGGGCGGCTGGCCGCCGAGCCGGGGGTGTGA
- a CDS encoding DUF3662 and FHA domain-containing protein translates to MGVMKRFEQRLEGLVNGTFAKVFKSEVQPVEIAGALQRECDNNATIWNRERTVVPNDFIVELSAPDYERLSPYSGQLGDELSGLVRDYAKQQRYTFMGPIKVHLEKAEDLDTGLYRVRSRTLASSTSQQEPGDPQGDPGRQPYGARPDAYGAQRPAPGRPAAPQGQQPPGGYGYPPAAAPPMPAAPPPATGRPAGTANDRRRPPAASGPLPDAQVRRWIEINGTRHQISRPTLVLGRSTEADVRIDDPGVSRRHCEIRTGTPSTIQDLGSTNGIVVDGQHTTRATLRDGSRIVVGSTTIVYRQAEG, encoded by the coding sequence ATGGGAGTCATGAAGCGTTTCGAGCAGCGTCTCGAAGGTCTGGTCAACGGCACCTTCGCCAAAGTCTTCAAGTCCGAGGTCCAGCCGGTCGAGATCGCGGGCGCGCTCCAGCGCGAGTGCGACAACAACGCGACGATCTGGAACCGCGAGCGGACCGTCGTCCCCAACGACTTCATCGTCGAGCTGAGCGCTCCCGACTACGAGCGGCTCAGCCCGTACTCCGGCCAGCTCGGCGACGAGCTGTCCGGGCTGGTGCGGGACTACGCGAAGCAGCAGCGCTACACCTTCATGGGACCGATCAAGGTCCACCTGGAGAAGGCCGAGGACCTGGACACGGGCCTCTACCGCGTGCGCAGCCGCACTCTCGCGTCCAGCACCTCCCAGCAGGAGCCCGGCGACCCGCAGGGCGACCCGGGCCGGCAACCCTACGGAGCCCGTCCCGACGCGTACGGGGCCCAGCGCCCCGCGCCGGGCAGGCCCGCCGCGCCGCAGGGGCAGCAGCCCCCCGGCGGCTACGGATACCCGCCGGCCGCCGCCCCACCGATGCCGGCGGCCCCGCCGCCGGCCACCGGACGCCCCGCGGGGACCGCCAACGACCGGCGCCGCCCGCCCGCCGCCTCCGGCCCGCTCCCGGACGCCCAGGTGCGGCGCTGGATCGAGATCAACGGCACCCGCCATCAGATCTCCCGCCCGACGCTGGTGCTGGGACGCAGCACCGAAGCCGACGTGCGGATCGACGACCCCGGCGTATCGCGCCGGCACTGTGAGATCCGGACCGGAACGCCCTCGACGATCCAGGATCTCGGGTCCACCAACGGCATCGTGGTGGACGGGCAGCACACCACCCGCGCTACGCTCCGCGACGGCTCGCGGATCGTCGTGGGCAGCACCACCATCGTTTACCGGCAAGCCGAAGGGTGA
- a CDS encoding FHA domain-containing protein, producing the protein MSELTLTVMRLGFLAVLWLFVIVAVQVIRSDLFGTRVTQRGSRRTGTETRPQQGRQQAAAPPQQRQQPTRQRRGAPTKLVVSEGSLTGTTVALQGQTITLGRAHDSTIVLDDDYASSRHARIYPDRDGQWIVEDLGSTNGTYLDRTRLTTPTPVPLGAPIRIGKTVIELRK; encoded by the coding sequence ATGTCAGAGCTGACCCTGACGGTCATGCGGCTAGGTTTCCTGGCCGTTCTGTGGCTATTCGTGATCGTGGCCGTACAGGTCATTCGCAGCGACCTGTTCGGGACGCGCGTCACCCAACGCGGCTCGCGCCGCACGGGTACCGAGACGCGCCCCCAGCAGGGGCGCCAACAGGCGGCAGCGCCGCCGCAACAGCGCCAGCAGCCGACGCGTCAGCGTCGCGGCGCACCCACCAAGCTGGTCGTCTCCGAGGGCTCCCTCACGGGCACCACGGTCGCGCTCCAGGGCCAGACCATCACGCTGGGCCGGGCCCACGATTCAACGATCGTGCTGGACGACGACTACGCGTCCAGTCGGCATGCCAGGATCTACCCCGACCGGGACGGCCAGTGGATCGTCGAGGATCTCGGGTCCACCAACGGCACGTATCTCGACCGGACCCGTCTCACCACCCCGACGCCCGTTCCGCTGGGTGCGCCGATCCGTATCGGCAAGACCGTCATCGAGCTGCGGAAGTAG
- a CDS encoding Stp1/IreP family PP2C-type Ser/Thr phosphatase → MSLTLRFAAGSHKGMIREGNEDSGYAGPRLLAIADGMGGQAAGEVASSEVISTLVQLDDDVPGSDLLTSLGSAVQRANDQLRDMVEEDPQLEGMGTTLTALLWTGQRLGLVHVGDSRAYLLRDGLLTQITQDHTWVQRLVDEGRITEEEATTHPQRSLLMRALGSGDHVEPDLSIREVRAGDRYLICSDGLSGVVSHQTMEETLASYQGPQETIQELIQLALRGGGPDNITCIVADVLDADSNDTLAGHLSDTPVIVGAVAENQAQLSDGGAMQTPAGRAAGLGRSVPPPAGGFGPPGSGSDTDYGDGPHGAFEAYTEDDFVKPGGRRWLKRSLYVVLALAIVGGGLYGGYRWTQTQFYVGAKDDNVALFRGISQDLGWVSLSKVEKDHPEIELKYLPPYQRKQVEETIAEGNLTDARKKVDELSAQATACMKAAQRRAAAEQQAAENAASTDKTSGTASDKGTVKETKPTAATPTPGPSLSEEEQKLVPQCGKQ, encoded by the coding sequence ATGAGTCTGACCCTGCGTTTCGCCGCCGGATCGCACAAGGGCATGATCCGGGAGGGCAACGAGGACTCCGGCTACGCCGGTCCCCGCCTCCTCGCGATCGCCGACGGCATGGGCGGTCAGGCCGCCGGTGAGGTCGCGAGCTCCGAGGTGATCTCCACGCTCGTCCAGCTCGACGACGACGTCCCGGGGTCGGACCTCCTCACCTCGCTCGGCTCCGCCGTGCAGCGGGCCAACGACCAACTGCGCGACATGGTCGAGGAGGACCCCCAGCTGGAGGGCATGGGCACCACGCTCACCGCCCTGCTCTGGACGGGCCAGCGACTCGGCCTGGTCCACGTCGGCGACTCCCGCGCATACCTGCTGCGCGACGGGCTCCTCACCCAGATCACCCAGGACCACACCTGGGTGCAGCGACTGGTCGACGAGGGCCGGATCACCGAGGAGGAGGCGACCACCCACCCGCAGCGCTCCCTGCTGATGCGGGCCCTGGGCAGTGGCGACCACGTCGAACCCGACCTCTCCATCCGCGAGGTACGGGCCGGTGACCGCTACCTCATCTGCTCCGACGGCCTCTCCGGCGTGGTCTCGCACCAGACGATGGAAGAGACGCTGGCCAGCTACCAGGGTCCGCAGGAGACCATCCAGGAACTGATCCAGCTCGCCCTGCGCGGCGGCGGACCGGACAACATCACCTGCATCGTCGCCGACGTGCTCGACGCCGACAGCAACGACACCCTGGCCGGCCACCTCAGCGACACCCCGGTGATCGTCGGCGCGGTCGCGGAGAACCAGGCCCAGCTCAGCGACGGCGGGGCCATGCAGACCCCGGCGGGACGCGCGGCCGGCCTCGGCCGCTCGGTCCCGCCGCCCGCCGGTGGCTTCGGGCCTCCCGGCAGCGGCTCCGACACCGACTACGGCGACGGACCGCACGGCGCCTTCGAGGCCTACACCGAGGACGACTTCGTCAAGCCCGGCGGACGCCGGTGGCTCAAGCGGTCGCTCTACGTCGTGCTCGCTCTGGCGATCGTCGGCGGTGGCCTGTACGGCGGGTACCGCTGGACGCAGACGCAGTTCTACGTGGGCGCGAAGGACGACAACGTCGCCCTCTTCCGGGGCATCAGCCAGGACCTCGGCTGGGTCTCCCTCTCGAAGGTCGAGAAGGACCACCCGGAGATCGAACTCAAGTACCTGCCGCCGTACCAGCGCAAGCAGGTCGAGGAGACGATCGCCGAGGGCAACCTCACGGACGCCCGTAAGAAGGTCGACGAACTGTCGGCCCAGGCGACCGCCTGCATGAAGGCCGCTCAGCGTCGAGCCGCCGCCGAGCAGCAGGCCGCGGAGAACGCCGCCTCCACCGACAAGACCTCCGGCACGGCCTCCGACAAGGGGACCGTCAAGGAGACGAAGCCGACCGCAGCGACCCCCACTCCCGGCCCCAGCCTCTCGGAGGAAGAGCAGAAGCTGGTCCCGCAGTGCGGAAAGCAGTAA
- a CDS encoding FtsW/RodA/SpoVE family cell cycle protein, producing MSVVTNTTTIGAIDAPSRRNTELMMMVFAVAISVFAYANVGLAIDGKLPSGMLGYGAGLVLLGGVAHLVVRKFAPYADPLLLPLATLLNGLGLVLIWRLDQSQRLIQDAERRWGSYSPDAPKQLLYSAIGVAFFVAVLMVLKDHRVLQRYTYISMVVALILLITPIFFPAVNGAKIWISLGPFSIQPGEFAKIFIAIFFSGYLMVKRDALALASRRFMGMYLPRGRDLGPILTIWALSILILVFETDLGTSLLFFGLFIVMLYVATERTSWIVFGLLMSGAGAVGVATFEPHVQQRVDAWMDPFKGFGQGGAGASEQIAQSLMSFGSGGTLGTGLGQGHSDLIMFAANADFILSTVGEELGLAGMMAVLLVYGLIVERGIRTALAARDPFGKLLAVGLSGAFAIQVFVVAGGVMGLIPLSGMTMPFLAYGGSSVLANWALIAILIRISDTARRPAPAPAPSPDAEMTQVVRP from the coding sequence ATGAGCGTTGTCACCAACACGACCACCATCGGCGCGATCGACGCACCGAGCCGCCGCAACACCGAACTGATGATGATGGTCTTCGCCGTCGCCATCTCGGTGTTCGCGTACGCCAACGTCGGTCTCGCCATCGACGGCAAGCTGCCTTCCGGCATGCTCGGCTACGGTGCCGGGCTCGTCCTGCTCGGCGGCGTGGCCCACCTCGTGGTGCGCAAGTTCGCGCCGTACGCCGACCCGCTGCTGCTGCCGCTGGCCACCCTGCTCAACGGCCTCGGTCTGGTGCTGATCTGGCGCCTCGACCAGTCGCAGCGGCTGATCCAGGACGCGGAGCGGCGCTGGGGGTCCTACAGCCCGGACGCGCCCAAGCAGTTGCTGTACTCGGCGATCGGGGTCGCCTTCTTCGTCGCCGTGCTGATGGTCCTCAAGGACCACCGCGTCCTCCAGCGCTACACGTACATCTCCATGGTCGTGGCCCTGATCCTGCTGATCACGCCGATCTTCTTCCCCGCCGTCAACGGCGCGAAGATCTGGATCAGCCTGGGCCCGTTCTCCATCCAGCCCGGAGAGTTCGCGAAGATCTTCATCGCGATCTTCTTCTCCGGCTATCTCATGGTGAAGCGCGACGCGCTCGCTCTGGCGAGCCGGCGCTTCATGGGGATGTACCTCCCCCGCGGACGCGACCTCGGCCCGATCCTGACGATCTGGGCGCTGTCGATCCTGATCCTGGTCTTCGAGACCGACCTCGGCACCTCGCTGCTCTTCTTCGGCCTCTTCATCGTCATGCTCTACGTGGCGACCGAGCGGACCAGCTGGATCGTCTTCGGTCTGCTGATGTCGGGGGCGGGCGCCGTCGGTGTCGCGACCTTCGAGCCGCACGTCCAGCAGCGGGTGGACGCCTGGATGGACCCCTTCAAGGGATTCGGTCAGGGCGGGGCGGGTGCGAGCGAGCAGATCGCCCAGTCCCTGATGTCGTTCGGCTCCGGCGGCACCCTCGGCACCGGCCTCGGCCAGGGCCACTCGGACCTGATCATGTTCGCCGCCAACGCCGACTTCATCCTCTCCACCGTCGGTGAGGAGCTCGGCCTGGCCGGGATGATGGCGGTCCTGCTGGTCTACGGCCTGATCGTCGAGCGCGGCATCCGTACGGCGCTCGCCGCCCGCGACCCCTTCGGCAAGCTCCTGGCGGTCGGCCTCTCAGGGGCCTTCGCCATCCAGGTCTTCGTCGTCGCCGGCGGGGTGATGGGCCTCATCCCGCTCAGCGGTATGACCATGCCGTTCCTGGCGTACGGCGGTTCGTCCGTTCTCGCCAACTGGGCGCTGATCGCCATCCTCATCCGGATCAGCGACACCGCGCGCCGCCCGGCGCCGGCCCCCGCCCCCTCGCCCGACGCCGAGATGACTCAGGTGGTCCGTCCGTGA
- a CDS encoding penicillin-binding transpeptidase domain-containing protein, translating to MNKPLRRIAIFCGVLILALLVRTNYLQYVRADELNSREENRRVRIERYAHERGDIIVDGKAVTGSVETNGSDFKYKRVWKDGPMWSPVTGYSSQAFDSTQLENLEDGILTGNDDQLFFNRTLSMFTGDEKQGGNVVTTLSGAAQKAAFEGLGNQKGAAVALDPQTGAILALASTPSYDPSVFAGNSDKDSEARAKLLADKDKPMLNRALRETYPPGSTFKVVTASAALENGLYDSIDEPTDSPLPWILTGTRNPLPNEGNIPCKNASLREALRYSCNTVFGKISSDLGNKKMIEEADKFGFNEEVFTPVRADKSVYPEDIPSQNAMAGIGQASNRATPLQMAMVASAVANDGKLMQPYMVAKRQAPNLDTIYTAEPKEMSRPLTAANAQKLQQMMETVVQSGTGTMAKIDGVTVGGKTGTAQHGLNNSEKPYAWFISYAKTDKGSPVAVAVVVEDGKANRDDISGGGLAAPIAKAIMKAVLDGK from the coding sequence GTGAACAAGCCCCTGCGCCGGATCGCGATCTTCTGCGGTGTCCTCATCCTGGCCCTGCTGGTCCGCACCAACTACCTCCAGTACGTCAGGGCCGACGAGCTGAACTCGCGCGAGGAGAACCGCCGCGTCCGGATCGAGCGGTACGCCCACGAGCGCGGCGACATCATCGTCGACGGCAAGGCCGTCACCGGCTCCGTGGAGACGAACGGCAGCGACTTCAAGTACAAGCGGGTCTGGAAGGACGGGCCCATGTGGTCCCCCGTCACCGGATACTCCTCGCAGGCCTTCGACTCCACGCAGCTGGAGAACCTGGAGGACGGCATCCTCACGGGCAACGACGACCAGCTCTTCTTCAACCGCACGCTGTCGATGTTCACCGGCGACGAGAAGCAGGGCGGCAACGTCGTCACCACGCTGAGCGGCGCCGCGCAGAAGGCCGCCTTCGAAGGGCTCGGCAACCAGAAGGGCGCGGCCGTCGCGCTCGACCCGCAGACCGGCGCCATCCTGGCTCTGGCGAGCACGCCCTCCTACGACCCCTCGGTCTTCGCCGGCAACTCCGACAAGGACTCCGAGGCCCGCGCGAAGCTCCTCGCGGACAAGGACAAGCCCATGCTCAACCGGGCTCTGCGCGAGACCTACCCGCCGGGCTCGACGTTCAAGGTCGTCACCGCCTCCGCCGCCCTGGAGAACGGCCTCTACGACTCCATCGACGAGCCGACCGACTCCCCCCTCCCGTGGATCCTCACCGGGACCCGGAACCCGCTGCCGAACGAGGGCAACATCCCCTGCAAGAACGCCTCACTGCGCGAGGCGCTGCGGTACTCCTGCAACACCGTCTTCGGCAAGATCAGCTCCGACCTCGGCAACAAGAAGATGATCGAGGAGGCCGACAAGTTCGGCTTCAACGAAGAGGTCTTCACCCCGGTCCGCGCCGACAAGAGCGTCTACCCCGAGGACATCCCCTCGCAGAACGCCATGGCGGGCATCGGTCAGGCGTCCAACCGCGCCACTCCGCTCCAGATGGCCATGGTGGCCTCGGCCGTCGCCAACGACGGCAAGCTCATGCAGCCGTACATGGTCGCCAAGCGCCAGGCACCCAACCTGGACACCATCTACACGGCCGAGCCGAAGGAGATGAGCCGGCCCCTCACGGCGGCCAACGCCCAGAAGCTGCAGCAGATGATGGAGACCGTCGTCCAGAGCGGGACGGGAACCATGGCGAAGATCGACGGCGTCACTGTCGGCGGAAAGACCGGTACCGCGCAGCACGGACTGAACAACAGCGAGAAGCCGTACGCCTGGTTCATCTCGTACGCGAAGACCGACAAGGGTTCCCCGGTCGCCGTCGCGGTGGTGGTCGAGGACGGCAAGGCCAACCGCGACGACATCTCGGGTGGCGGCCTCGCCGCCCCGATCGCCAAGGCGATCATGAAGGCGGTTCTCGACGGCAAGTAG